A single region of the Sphingobium sp. TKS genome encodes:
- a CDS encoding DUF1272 domain-containing protein, with translation MLELRPDCERCGTDLPADEPGAFICSFECTFCASCAEALDDRCPNCGGELMDRPTRTGDALKRHPASTERHFKA, from the coding sequence ATGCTGGAATTGCGGCCCGATTGCGAGCGTTGCGGGACGGACCTGCCCGCCGATGAACCGGGGGCATTTATCTGTTCCTTCGAATGCACATTCTGCGCGTCATGCGCTGAGGCGCTGGACGATCGTTGTCCCAATTGCGGCGGTGAATTGATGGACCGGCCGACCCGGACCGGCGATGCGCTCAAACGCCATCCGGCTTCGACGGAGCGGCATTTCAAGGCATGA
- the glmM gene encoding phosphoglucosamine mutase produces the protein MSRKYFGTDGIRGRTNQWPMTAELAMKVGMAAGKHFQRGTHRHRVVIGKDTRLSGYMVENALVAGFTAVGMDVVQFGPIPTPAVALLAHSMRADLGVMISASHNPYFDNGIKLFGPDGYKLSDEDELKIEAMLSQDIPLAASQEIGRARRVEDARGRYIHAVKSSFPADLRLDGLKIVVDCANGAAYQVAPSALWELGAEVVAIGVTPNGININDQCGSTAPLLLQETVVSAGADIGIALDGDADRLIVVDEHGAIVDGDQIMALIAGNFAKAGMLRGGGLVATVMSNLGLERFLVGQGMALERTKVGDRYVLERMREGGFNVGGEQSGHMILSDYATTGDGTVAGLQVLAALVRSGKPASEVLHQFDPVPQLLKNVRFSGGKPLEHEDVKRAIAQAEAELNGCGRLVIRPSGTEPVIRVMAEGDREEQVKDVVERICDAVAKAAA, from the coding sequence ATGAGCAGAAAATATTTCGGCACGGACGGCATTCGCGGACGCACCAACCAATGGCCGATGACCGCCGAACTGGCGATGAAGGTCGGCATGGCGGCGGGCAAGCATTTCCAGCGCGGCACGCATCGCCATCGCGTCGTCATCGGCAAGGACACGCGCCTGTCGGGCTATATGGTGGAAAATGCGCTGGTCGCGGGTTTCACCGCCGTCGGCATGGATGTGGTGCAGTTCGGGCCGATCCCGACTCCGGCGGTGGCGCTGCTCGCCCATTCGATGCGCGCCGATCTGGGCGTGATGATATCGGCCAGCCACAACCCCTATTTCGACAATGGCATCAAGCTGTTCGGGCCGGATGGCTACAAGCTGTCGGATGAGGATGAGCTGAAGATCGAGGCGATGCTAAGCCAAGATATTCCGCTTGCCGCGTCGCAGGAAATCGGCCGCGCCCGTCGCGTGGAGGACGCTCGGGGCCGCTATATCCATGCCGTCAAATCCAGCTTTCCGGCCGACCTTCGGCTGGATGGCCTCAAGATCGTGGTCGATTGCGCCAATGGGGCCGCTTATCAGGTCGCGCCCTCGGCCCTCTGGGAATTGGGGGCAGAGGTGGTGGCGATCGGCGTCACGCCCAATGGCATCAATATCAACGACCAGTGCGGATCGACCGCGCCGTTGCTGTTGCAGGAAACGGTGGTGTCGGCGGGCGCGGACATAGGCATTGCGCTGGATGGCGATGCCGACCGGCTGATCGTGGTGGACGAACATGGCGCGATCGTCGACGGCGACCAGATCATGGCGCTGATCGCAGGCAATTTCGCGAAGGCGGGGATGCTGCGCGGCGGCGGGCTGGTGGCGACGGTGATGTCGAACCTGGGACTGGAGCGTTTCCTTGTGGGTCAGGGCATGGCGCTGGAGCGGACCAAGGTGGGCGACCGCTATGTGCTGGAGCGGATGCGCGAGGGCGGTTTCAACGTCGGTGGCGAGCAGTCAGGGCATATGATCCTTTCCGACTATGCGACGACCGGCGACGGCACCGTGGCGGGGTTGCAGGTGCTGGCGGCGCTGGTGCGATCGGGCAAGCCTGCGAGCGAAGTGCTGCATCAGTTCGATCCGGTGCCGCAATTGCTCAAGAATGTCCGCTTCTCCGGTGGCAAGCCGCTGGAGCATGAGGATGTGAAGCGGGCGATCGCCCAGGCCGAGGCGGAGTTGAACGGGTGCGGGCGGCTGGTGATCCGGCCTTCGGGCACGGAGCCGGTCATCCGCGTGATGGCCGAGGGCGACCGGGAGGAGCAGGTCAAGGACGTGGTCGAGCGCATCTGCGACGCCGTGGCGAAGGCGGCTGCCTGA
- a CDS encoding alanine/glycine:cation symporter family protein, whose amino-acid sequence MDGFNAAVDALSGAVFFKVPVLGTQIELIVLYLALPMLFFTVWLGFPNLTAVGRALRILKTQPHEGEAKGDVSQWGALSTALSGTIGLGNIAGVAVALTMGGPGAILWMFIIGWFAMTVKMAEVTLGLKYRTFDSRGHVHGGPMYVLKAVGAARGWPKIGLLLGGFYAFFALFGAIPMVQVNQSFAQVKVVTGFSNGWAYGTILAGAVALVTLGGAAWLGEVAKRLTPLKVAVYMIGVATVLILHAAAIPAALTEIWQGAWNGQAATGGAVGAFVSGMRRAVFASEAGVGSAVMAHSLARARHPVSEGLVALLEPLLGTMIVCALGGLALVVAGTWKSGLEGIAITSAAFAQVSHSFPWLLAVVVVLFAYSTLVAWGFYGLQAWGYLFGNGPKAQWSYKILYIIALPPAAAIDLGRVVGIVDSSFFLMAIPNVIALYLCAGELRRDVRNYLATPEED is encoded by the coding sequence ATGGACGGATTCAATGCAGCGGTCGACGCCCTTTCCGGCGCGGTCTTCTTCAAGGTGCCGGTGCTGGGGACGCAGATCGAGCTGATCGTGCTCTATCTGGCGCTGCCGATGCTGTTCTTCACCGTCTGGCTGGGCTTTCCCAATCTGACCGCGGTCGGCAGGGCGCTGCGCATCCTCAAGACCCAGCCGCATGAGGGCGAGGCGAAGGGCGACGTCAGCCAATGGGGCGCGCTGTCGACGGCGCTGTCCGGCACGATCGGCCTGGGCAATATCGCGGGCGTGGCGGTGGCGCTGACGATGGGCGGGCCGGGCGCGATCCTCTGGATGTTCATCATCGGCTGGTTCGCCATGACGGTGAAGATGGCGGAGGTAACGCTGGGCCTCAAATATCGCACCTTCGACAGCCGGGGCCATGTGCATGGCGGGCCGATGTATGTGCTCAAAGCCGTGGGCGCGGCGCGGGGCTGGCCGAAGATCGGGCTGCTATTGGGCGGGTTCTACGCCTTTTTCGCGCTGTTCGGGGCAATCCCGATGGTGCAGGTCAACCAAAGCTTCGCGCAGGTGAAAGTGGTGACGGGCTTCAGCAATGGCTGGGCCTATGGCACGATCCTCGCGGGTGCGGTGGCACTGGTGACTTTGGGCGGCGCTGCCTGGCTGGGGGAAGTGGCGAAGAGGCTGACGCCGCTCAAGGTCGCGGTCTATATGATCGGCGTGGCGACGGTGCTGATCCTGCACGCCGCCGCCATTCCAGCCGCGCTGACGGAAATCTGGCAAGGCGCCTGGAACGGACAGGCCGCGACCGGCGGCGCCGTGGGCGCGTTCGTTTCGGGAATGCGGCGCGCGGTGTTCGCGAGCGAGGCAGGCGTGGGGTCGGCGGTCATGGCGCATAGCCTGGCGCGGGCGCGGCATCCGGTGTCCGAGGGGCTGGTCGCGCTGCTGGAGCCGTTGCTCGGCACGATGATCGTCTGCGCCTTGGGCGGGCTGGCGCTGGTGGTCGCGGGCACATGGAAATCGGGGCTGGAGGGCATTGCCATCACCTCCGCCGCCTTCGCGCAGGTGTCGCACTCCTTTCCATGGCTGCTGGCGGTGGTCGTGGTGCTGTTCGCTTATTCGACGCTGGTCGCCTGGGGCTTCTATGGCTTGCAGGCCTGGGGCTATCTGTTCGGCAACGGACCCAAGGCGCAGTGGAGCTACAAGATTCTCTACATCATCGCCCTACCCCCGGCGGCGGCCATCGATCTCGGCCGGGTGGTCGGCATTGTCGACAGCAGCTTCTTCCTGATGGCGATCCCCAATGTGATCGCACTCTACCTCTGCGCCGGGGAATTGCGGCGCGATGTGCGCAATTATCTGGCGACACCCGAGGAGGATTAA
- a CDS encoding aminopeptidase P family protein produces the protein MYNRRTMLAGATASLVLSTRLIAQTLPPQGFATPAGTSPFTPDVFRERRRRVMELLKDGVAVVYGAGPVEIAAAVAPPFVQDGDFAWLTGIVDEPGAILVMAPAERTIKEWLLLPSRDPEAERWEVERLPLGTELERRTGFARVSRTSGLGGLVTTLAERSKTLHFLGPIVSASAPVPQGLELYGKVMQRVPGVSLKDESGLLPSLRIVKEPRELDLMRRATAATARGHIAAMKQVRPGMSERQLKAILEDAFRAGGGEGLAYDSIVATGRNAASLHYTGGSGVIGPNDLILIDAAASVGGYACDVTRTFPASGKFSAEQRASYELVLAAQAAAVAKLKAGVYYEDLVEAAKDVFRKAGRVDDFTHGLGHLVGLDVHDVGDMSKPLPAGAVITVEPGLYVQSANYGIRIEDLYLITPTGSQRLSEGIPRTVEEIETAMAR, from the coding sequence ATGTATAATCGGCGGACCATGTTGGCGGGCGCCACGGCATCGCTGGTCCTTTCCACGCGACTCATCGCACAGACATTGCCGCCGCAGGGCTTCGCGACCCCGGCGGGCACTTCGCCTTTCACCCCGGATGTGTTTCGCGAACGCCGCCGTCGCGTCATGGAATTGCTGAAAGACGGTGTCGCCGTCGTTTATGGCGCCGGGCCGGTAGAAATTGCCGCCGCCGTCGCGCCGCCCTTCGTGCAGGACGGGGACTTTGCCTGGCTGACCGGCATCGTCGATGAACCCGGCGCGATTCTCGTCATGGCGCCCGCCGAGCGGACGATCAAGGAATGGCTGCTGCTCCCCTCGCGCGATCCGGAGGCGGAGCGTTGGGAGGTCGAACGCCTGCCTTTGGGCACGGAACTGGAGCGGCGCACCGGCTTTGCCCGCGTGTCGCGCACCAGCGGTCTGGGAGGCCTCGTCACCACCCTGGCCGAACGGTCCAAGACGCTGCATTTCCTTGGCCCTATCGTCAGCGCATCCGCGCCGGTGCCCCAGGGGCTGGAGCTTTACGGCAAGGTGATGCAGCGCGTGCCCGGCGTTTCGCTCAAGGATGAGAGCGGCCTGCTGCCTTCGCTCCGCATCGTCAAGGAACCGCGCGAACTCGACCTGATGCGCAGGGCGACGGCGGCAACGGCGCGCGGCCATATCGCGGCGATGAAGCAAGTGCGGCCCGGCATGAGCGAAAGGCAGCTCAAGGCCATATTGGAGGATGCTTTCCGCGCCGGGGGAGGAGAGGGGTTGGCCTATGACAGCATCGTCGCCACCGGGCGCAACGCGGCTTCGCTGCATTATACCGGCGGCAGCGGGGTCATCGGACCCAATGACCTGATCCTGATCGACGCGGCCGCTTCGGTCGGTGGCTATGCCTGCGACGTGACGCGGACCTTCCCCGCCAGCGGCAAGTTTAGTGCTGAACAGCGCGCATCCTATGAACTGGTACTCGCCGCTCAGGCCGCCGCCGTGGCCAAGCTCAAGGCCGGGGTCTATTATGAGGATCTGGTGGAGGCCGCGAAAGATGTCTTCCGCAAGGCCGGGCGGGTCGATGATTTCACCCATGGCCTTGGTCATCTGGTCGGCCTTGATGTCCATGACGTGGGCGACATGTCCAAGCCGCTGCCGGCGGGCGCGGTCATTACCGTGGAGCCGGGCCTTTATGTCCAATCCGCCAATTATGGCATTCGGATCGAAGATCTCTATCTGATCACGCCGACCGGATCGCAGCGCCTGAGCGAAGGCATTCCCCGAACCGTCGAGGAAATCGAAACGGCGATGGCGCGTTAA
- a CDS encoding general stress protein CsbD: MGELTDKAKAAGNKAAGAVKEAVGRNRRDPDLVAEGQAQKGKGTVQDIKGSVKGALGDKI; the protein is encoded by the coding sequence ATGGGCGAACTGACCGACAAGGCAAAGGCCGCAGGCAATAAGGCCGCAGGCGCCGTCAAGGAAGCCGTAGGCCGCAACCGGCGCGATCCCGATCTGGTGGCGGAAGGCCAGGCCCAGAAGGGCAAGGGCACCGTTCAGGACATCAAGGGTTCGGTGAAAGGCGCCCTGGGCGACAAGATCTGA
- the rpsI gene encoding 30S ribosomal protein S9, giving the protein MSDNRQSLSDLASLTANAPAPATAAAEAPIAADAPIAPVQPSAPLRAQEIDSLGRAYATGRRKDAVARVWVKPGTGKITVNGRDQEIYFARPTLRLVINQPFGVTEREGQYDVIATVKGGGLSGQAGAVKHGIAQALSKYEPALRSAVKAEGFLTRDSRAVERKKYGKAKARRSFQFSKR; this is encoded by the coding sequence ATGTCCGATAACCGCCAGTCCCTGTCCGACCTCGCGTCGCTGACCGCCAACGCCCCGGCGCCCGCCACCGCTGCTGCGGAAGCGCCCATCGCTGCTGACGCGCCGATCGCTCCGGTCCAGCCTTCGGCTCCGCTGCGCGCCCAGGAAATCGACAGCCTCGGCCGCGCCTATGCGACTGGCCGTCGTAAGGACGCCGTCGCTCGCGTCTGGGTGAAGCCCGGCACCGGCAAGATCACGGTCAACGGCCGCGATCAGGAAATCTATTTCGCCCGCCCGACCCTGCGTCTGGTGATCAACCAGCCCTTCGGCGTCACCGAGCGCGAAGGTCAGTACGACGTGATCGCCACCGTCAAGGGCGGCGGTCTGTCGGGCCAGGCCGGTGCGGTCAAGCACGGTATCGCCCAGGCTCTGTCGAAGTACGAGCCGGCGCTGCGTAGCGCGGTCAAGGCCGAAGGCTTCCTGACCCGCGACAGCCGCGCCGTCGAGCGTAAGAAGTACGGCAAGGCCAAGGCCCGCCGCAGCTTCCAGTTCTCGAAGCGCTGA
- the rplM gene encoding 50S ribosomal protein L13 produces MKALMKTTKPATPATVEKKWILIDAEGLVVGRLASTVANILRGKHKTSFTPHVDCGDNVIIVNAGKVKFTGRKLTDKVYYKHTGYAGGIKETTPQKILEGRFPERVLEKAVERMIPRGPLGRQQMRNLRIFAGAEHPHEAQNPEVLDFASRNRKNKVGA; encoded by the coding sequence ATGAAGGCGCTGATGAAGACCACCAAGCCGGCAACCCCGGCCACGGTCGAAAAGAAGTGGATTTTGATCGACGCGGAAGGCCTCGTCGTCGGCCGCCTCGCCTCGACCGTCGCGAACATCCTGCGCGGCAAGCACAAGACGAGCTTCACGCCCCATGTCGATTGCGGTGACAATGTCATCATCGTCAATGCGGGCAAGGTGAAGTTCACCGGCCGCAAGCTGACTGACAAGGTCTATTACAAGCACACTGGCTATGCCGGCGGCATCAAGGAAACCACCCCCCAGAAGATTCTGGAAGGCCGTTTCCCCGAGCGCGTGCTTGAAAAGGCCGTCGAGCGCATGATCCCCCGTGGTCCGCTGGGCCGCCAGCAGATGCGCAACCTGCGCATCTTCGCCGGCGCTGAGCATCCCCACGAAGCGCAGAACCCCGAAGTGCTCGATTTCGCGTCGCGCAACCGCAAGAACAAGGTGGGTGCATAA
- the cutA gene encoding divalent-cation tolerance protein CutA, whose amino-acid sequence MSAVALVYTLFGSREAATRIARQLVEERLAACANLLGEATSFYEWNGAMEEAAEVPVLFKTAPSRRDALMARLAELHDYEVPAILALPVEAADSAFARWVGDQSTK is encoded by the coding sequence ATGAGCGCCGTCGCGCTCGTCTACACGCTGTTCGGCTCGCGTGAGGCCGCGACCCGCATCGCGCGCCAGTTGGTCGAGGAACGGCTGGCGGCCTGCGCGAACCTGCTGGGGGAGGCGACCTCCTTCTACGAATGGAACGGCGCGATGGAGGAGGCGGCCGAGGTGCCGGTCCTCTTCAAGACCGCGCCGTCCCGCCGCGATGCGCTGATGGCGCGCCTTGCCGAACTGCATGATTATGAGGTTCCCGCGATCCTCGCTTTGCCGGTGGAGGCGGCCGATAGCGCCTTCGCCCGGTGGGTGGGAGATCAGTCCACCAAATGA
- a CDS encoding COX15/CtaA family protein yields the protein MTALTLTRPAVAIPRPATIARWLLTVAALVFCMVVVGGITRLTESGLSITQWKPITGAIPPLTHDQWMEAFRDYQQIPEYQQLRQGMTLGDFQFIFFWEWVHRLLGRLIGVAFALPLLWFAWKRAIPQGYGPRLLALLALGGLQGAIGWWMVKSGLSVRTDVSHYRLAVHLLTALFIMGGLIWTALDLLTRSRTPFAKPAMLHPFAIAALVALLVQLMFGAFTAGLDAGYVSNTWPLMNDHLVPQGIQWLGSLWATLSSDPYLVHFIHRWWAWVAAFMLVMLARMAKQAGERGPSIAINAAVGTQVALGIATVISGIALPLAVLHQAVGALVVASATWGAHALGERRG from the coding sequence ATGACCGCGTTGACCCTGACCCGCCCCGCCGTCGCCATCCCACGCCCCGCGACGATCGCGCGCTGGTTGCTGACGGTCGCCGCCCTCGTCTTTTGCATGGTCGTCGTCGGCGGCATCACACGCCTGACCGAATCCGGCCTGTCGATCACCCAATGGAAGCCGATTACCGGCGCCATCCCGCCGCTGACCCATGACCAGTGGATGGAGGCGTTTCGCGATTATCAGCAGATTCCCGAATATCAGCAGTTGCGGCAGGGCATGACCCTGGGCGATTTCCAGTTCATCTTCTTCTGGGAATGGGTGCACCGGCTGCTCGGGCGGTTGATCGGCGTGGCCTTCGCCTTGCCGCTGCTCTGGTTCGCGTGGAAGCGGGCGATCCCGCAGGGCTATGGACCGCGCCTGCTTGCGCTGCTGGCGCTGGGCGGTCTGCAGGGCGCGATCGGCTGGTGGATGGTGAAGTCGGGCCTGTCGGTGCGAACCGATGTCAGCCACTACCGGCTGGCGGTGCATCTGCTGACGGCGCTGTTCATCATGGGCGGGCTGATCTGGACCGCGCTGGACCTGTTGACGCGCTCGCGCACGCCCTTTGCGAAACCGGCGATGCTGCACCCCTTCGCGATCGCCGCGCTGGTGGCGCTGCTGGTGCAGTTGATGTTCGGCGCGTTCACGGCGGGGCTGGATGCGGGCTATGTTTCCAACACCTGGCCGCTGATGAACGACCATCTCGTACCGCAAGGAATCCAGTGGCTCGGCTCGCTCTGGGCGACGCTGTCCAGCGATCCCTATCTGGTGCATTTCATCCATCGCTGGTGGGCCTGGGTCGCTGCGTTCATGCTGGTCATGCTGGCCCGCATGGCCAAGCAGGCTGGGGAGCGCGGCCCCTCCATCGCGATCAACGCGGCGGTCGGCACGCAGGTCGCGCTTGGCATCGCCACCGTCATCAGCGGCATCGCGTTGCCGCTGGCCGTGCTGCACCAGGCGGTCGGCGCGCTGGTGGTCGCATCGGCCACCTGGGGCGCCCATGCGCTTGGGGAACGCCGGGGATGA
- a CDS encoding hybrid sensor histidine kinase/response regulator produces MGKLIEDKMSGTQGIAGMIAAQGSLGALTARIDAGSPLGPVEGWSPALVSTVRLMLSSRAEIVLFWGSDLCALYNEAYAPTIGDKHPRVLGRPAREGWSELWDDLEPLLRSVVEGGESVHARDRPFYIERDGGQGEQVFFDISYSPVFEADGSIGGALCIVSETTRRVLAEKEVRADRARLWALARDPFLVADKDGVWMAASPAWTDILGWSEQELIGRTSEWMEHPDDLEKTKGEIAGLARGMPTVRFENRFRAKDGSYRNFSWTAVPENDLVYCVARDVTEQRAHARALAEAEAALRQAQKMETLGQLTGGVAHDFNNLLQIVTGNLELLQRGVDKIGGEDQARLRRAADNAMGGAERAALLTQRLLAFSRRQPLAPERIDPNRLVSGMSDLLNRTLGETIEIETIQSARVWPVEIDVNQMEIALLNLAVNARDAMTDGGKLTIEVANTHIDADYAAQEAEVSPGQYVLISMSDTGAGMDEEILSHAIEPFFTTKEVGRGTGLGLSMVYGFIKQSGGHFRVYSEAGHGTTVKIYLPRFYGLLPDNDTGTVDRCAPECPGDETVLVCEDDEKVRAYTVDVLKELGYRVIEAADGPAALQALEGPSQPIDLLFTDVILPGGMTGADIAREAQTRRPGLRVLFATGYARNAIFHHGRLDPGVELLTKPFTYAELAAKVRDMLDRAEVRHAG; encoded by the coding sequence ATGGGAAAGCTGATCGAGGATAAGATGAGCGGCACGCAGGGCATTGCGGGCATGATCGCCGCGCAGGGGTCTCTGGGCGCCTTGACCGCGCGCATCGACGCCGGGTCTCCGCTGGGTCCGGTGGAGGGATGGTCTCCGGCACTGGTGTCGACCGTCCGGCTGATGCTGTCGTCCAGGGCGGAGATCGTGCTGTTCTGGGGCTCCGATCTCTGCGCGCTCTACAATGAAGCCTATGCGCCCACCATCGGGGACAAGCATCCCCGCGTGCTGGGCCGTCCGGCGCGGGAGGGATGGTCGGAACTGTGGGACGATCTGGAACCGCTGCTGCGGTCGGTGGTCGAGGGCGGCGAGTCCGTGCACGCCAGGGACCGCCCCTTCTATATCGAGCGCGACGGTGGCCAGGGAGAACAGGTGTTTTTCGACATCAGCTACTCCCCGGTGTTCGAGGCGGACGGGTCGATCGGCGGCGCGCTCTGCATCGTCAGCGAGACGACCAGACGCGTGCTGGCCGAAAAGGAAGTGCGGGCCGACCGCGCCCGGCTGTGGGCACTGGCGCGCGATCCCTTTCTGGTCGCGGACAAGGACGGCGTGTGGATGGCCGCCAGCCCGGCCTGGACGGACATATTGGGCTGGAGCGAACAGGAACTGATCGGGCGCACGTCGGAATGGATGGAACATCCCGACGATCTGGAGAAGACGAAGGGCGAAATCGCAGGCCTGGCCAGGGGCATGCCGACGGTACGCTTCGAAAACCGGTTCCGGGCGAAGGACGGCAGCTATCGCAATTTCAGTTGGACGGCGGTGCCGGAAAACGACCTTGTCTATTGCGTCGCCCGCGACGTGACGGAGCAGCGCGCCCATGCCAGAGCCTTGGCGGAGGCGGAAGCGGCGCTGCGGCAGGCGCAGAAGATGGAGACGCTGGGCCAGCTTACCGGTGGGGTGGCGCATGACTTCAACAATCTGCTGCAGATCGTCACCGGCAATCTGGAACTGTTGCAGCGCGGGGTGGATAAGATCGGCGGCGAAGATCAGGCGCGGCTGCGCCGGGCGGCGGACAATGCGATGGGCGGCGCCGAGCGCGCCGCGCTGCTGACTCAGCGGCTGCTCGCTTTCTCCCGGCGCCAGCCGCTGGCGCCGGAGCGGATCGATCCCAACCGGCTGGTGAGCGGCATGTCCGACCTGCTCAATCGCACATTGGGCGAGACCATCGAGATCGAGACGATCCAGAGCGCCCGCGTGTGGCCGGTAGAGATCGACGTCAACCAGATGGAAATCGCGTTGCTCAACCTGGCGGTGAATGCCCGCGACGCCATGACGGACGGCGGCAAGCTGACCATCGAAGTCGCCAACACGCATATCGATGCGGACTATGCCGCGCAGGAAGCGGAGGTGTCGCCCGGTCAATATGTGCTGATCAGCATGTCCGATACCGGCGCGGGCATGGACGAGGAAATATTGAGCCACGCCATCGAACCCTTTTTCACCACCAAGGAGGTCGGGCGCGGAACGGGCCTGGGCCTGTCGATGGTCTATGGCTTCATCAAGCAGTCGGGCGGCCATTTCCGCGTCTATTCGGAGGCGGGGCACGGCACGACGGTGAAAATTTATCTGCCGCGTTTCTACGGGCTGCTGCCGGACAATGACACCGGCACGGTGGACCGCTGCGCGCCGGAATGTCCCGGCGACGAAACGGTATTGGTGTGCGAGGATGATGAGAAGGTGCGGGCCTATACCGTCGATGTGCTGAAGGAACTGGGCTATCGGGTGATCGAGGCGGCCGACGGTCCGGCCGCGTTGCAGGCGCTGGAGGGGCCTTCACAGCCGATCGACCTGCTGTTCACCGATGTCATCCTGCCCGGCGGGATGACCGGCGCGGACATAGCGCGCGAGGCGCAAACGCGTCGGCCGGGGCTGAGGGTGCTGTTCGCGACCGGCTATGCGCGCAATGCGATCTTCCATCATGGCCGGCTCGATCCGGGGGTGGAGTTGCTGACCAAGCCCTTCACCTATGCCGAGCTGGCCGCGAAGGTGCGGGATATGCTGGATCGTGCTGAAGTGCGGCATGCGGGGTGA
- a CDS encoding 2-dehydro-3-deoxy-6-phosphogalactonate aldolase: MTLDDLLAVGAPPICAILRGVKPVEALDMSAALIEAGIRILEVPFNSPEPLKSIAAMQAEFGDRALIGGGTVLSVEAVQNLHDAGGRIMVTPNTDPQVIARGAQLGLELLPGFMTPSEAFAAIKAGARRIKLFPAARLGSAYVKAVKDVLPKHVGVWAVGGTGADTIGEWLAAGCEGIGVGGALYRPGDSVAAVRERAVELVAAWRRTL, encoded by the coding sequence ATGACCCTCGATGACCTGCTTGCCGTCGGCGCGCCTCCTATCTGCGCGATCCTGCGCGGCGTGAAGCCCGTAGAAGCGCTCGACATGAGCGCCGCGCTGATCGAGGCAGGCATCCGCATCCTGGAAGTCCCCTTCAATTCGCCCGAACCGCTCAAGAGCATCGCCGCGATGCAGGCCGAATTTGGCGACCGCGCACTGATCGGCGGCGGCACGGTGCTGTCGGTCGAGGCGGTCCAGAATCTGCACGATGCAGGCGGCCGCATCATGGTGACGCCCAACACCGACCCGCAGGTCATTGCCCGAGGCGCGCAGCTGGGCCTGGAGTTGCTTCCCGGCTTCATGACGCCCAGCGAAGCCTTCGCTGCGATCAAGGCGGGCGCTCGCCGCATCAAGCTCTTCCCCGCCGCGCGCCTCGGCTCTGCCTATGTGAAGGCGGTGAAGGACGTGCTGCCCAAACATGTCGGCGTCTGGGCGGTCGGAGGCACGGGCGCCGACACGATCGGGGAATGGCTGGCCGCTGGCTGCGAAGGGATCGGTGTCGGCGGAGCGCTCTATCGTCCCGGCGACAGCGTCGCGGCGGTCAGAGAACGGGCGGTGGAACTGGTCGCTGCGTGGAGGCGGACGCTCTAA